A part of Doryrhamphus excisus isolate RoL2022-K1 chromosome 8, RoL_Dexc_1.0, whole genome shotgun sequence genomic DNA contains:
- the fzd4 gene encoding frizzled-4 — protein sequence MQGLMVSLIGTALLLLSGILAPPNVTHGFGDEVEEMTCDPIRISMCQGLGYNVTKMPNLVGNVLQSDAELQLTTFTPLIQYGCSSQLKFFLCSVYVPMCTDKVPIPIGPCGSMCLSVKRKCLPVLHEFGFIWPEVLNCSLFPPQNDHNHMCMEGPVDEDPPYYPIRHPPHQEECQALGSAPDQYTWLKQTDSCALQCGYDSGLYRRGAKVFTDAWMAVWAVLCFLSTTLTVLTFLLDSQRFSYPERPIIFLSMCCNLYSVAYLVRLTLGRERVSCDLDATEVPILVQEGLKSTGCAIVFLLLYFFGMASSLWWVILTLTWFLAAGLKWGHEAIEMHSSYFHIAAWAIPAVKTIVILIMRLVDADDLTGLCYVGNLQQEALTGFVVAPLATYLLIGTLFICAGLVALFKIRSNLQKDGAKTDKLERLMVKIGVFSVLYTVPASTVIGCYLYQLSNWGEFKATTQDSYVASEMLRIFMSLLVGLTSGMWIWSAKTLHTWQRCSARLLKDSRTGRGSKRGPGKGWIKPGRGNETVV from the exons ATGCAGGGATTGATGGTGTCGCTTATTGGGACAGCCCTGCTCCTTCTGTCCGGGATTCTTGCACCGCCGAATGTTACGCACGGCTTCGGCGACGAAGTGGAGGAGATGACCTGCGATCCGATCCGGATCAGCATGTGCCAGGGTCTGGGCTACAACGTCACCAAGATGCCCAACTTGGTCGGCAACGTGCTGCAGTCGGACGCGGAGCTGCAGCTGACCACTTTCACGCCTCTCATACAGTACGGCTGCTCCAGCCAGCTCAAG TTCTTCCTGTGCTCGGTGTATGTGCCGATGTGCACAGATAAGGTGCCCATTCCCATTGGTCCATGCGGTAGCATGTGTTTGTCGGTCAAGAGAAAGTGCCTCCCGGTTCTTCATGAGTTTGGCTTCATCTGGCCAGAG GTGCTCAACTGCAGCCTCTTCCCGCCTCAGAACGACCACAACCACATGTGCATGGAGGGCCCAGTGGACGAAGACCCACCCTATTACCCCATCCGTCACCCTCCCCACCAAGAGGAGTGTCAGGCCTTGGGATCTGCACCCGACCAGTACACTTGGCTGAAGCAGACCGATAGCTGTGCTCTCCAATGCGGCTACGACAGTGGGCTGTATCGACGAGGGGCCAAGGTGTTCACGGATGCCTGGATGGCGGTGTGGGCGGTGCTGTGCTTCCTTTCCACCACTTTGACGGTCCTGACTTTTCTGTTGGATTCACAACGATTCTCTTACCCCGAGAGGCCTATTATATTCCTGTCCATGTGCTGCAATTTGTACAGCGTCGCCTACCTG GTCCGTTTGACTCTGGGAAGGGAACGTGTTTCGTGTGACCTGGATGCCACAGAAGTGCCTATCCTCGTTCAGGAAGGACTAAAGAGCACCGGCTGTGCCATCGTCTTCCTTCTGCTCTACTTCTTTGGAATGGCCTCCTCTCTCTG GTGGGTGATCCTGACCCTGACATGGTTCTTAGCGGCAGGACTGAAGTGGGGCCACGAGGCTATTGAGATGCACAGCTCCTACTTCCACATAGCAGCTTGGGCCATACCGGCTGTTAAAACCATTGTCATTCTCATCATGAGATTGGTGGATGCTGATGATCTCACTGGCCTTTGTTATGTAGGCAACCTGCAGCAGGAGGCTCTCACAGGCTTTGTGGTGGCACCGCTAGCCACCTACCTTCTTATag GCACTCTGTTTATCTGTGCTGGCCTcgtagcgcttttcaagatccGCTCCAACTTGCAAAAGGATGGCGCCAAAACAGACAAGCTGGAGCGTTTAATGGTGAAAATCGGAGTGTTTTCCGTTCTGTACACCGTCCCAgcctccactgtgattggctgttacCTCTACCAGCTTTCCAACTGGGGGGAATTCAAGGCCACGACGCAAGACTCATACGTCGCATCAGAGATGCTTCGGATCTTCATGTCGCTACTCGTTGGTCTCACCTCGGGCATGTGGATCTGGTCGGCAAAGACCCTCCACACATGGCAACGCTGCTCTGCCCGACTCCTTAAGGACAGCAGGACAGGTCGAGGCAGCAAGAGAGGACCGGGCAAAGGTTGGATTAAACCAGGGCGAGGCAACGAGACAGTGGTGTGA